The following coding sequences lie in one Spirosoma sp. KUDC1026 genomic window:
- a CDS encoding NAD(P)/FAD-dependent oxidoreductase, with product MSSPTIAVIGGGAAGFFGAITAAETFPNARVIIFEKNRTVLNKVRISGGGRCNVTHACFDNRQLVKHYPRGEKPLRSLFNFFDANATIGWFEQRGVRLKTEADGRMFPETNTSETIIDCLLTTARKARIEIRTSSGVTSLTPLETGGWRMTLLSGEVMNVDRVLVATGGYPQLPSYDWLPTQAEPLLSPVPSLFTFNVPDSPLLSMAGVSVQDAGVSIVGTKQEQRGPLLLTHWGFSGPAILRLSAWAARVLAEVDYQFMLRVNWVPTLNEAQLRNTLQDFRQQNGKKQVTSQNPVGLPSRLWQHFAEAAGISGEQRWADLPAKPLNRLIERLTNSQFQVVGKSTFKDEFVTCGGINLGSLNPQTLESKAQPGLFFAGEVLDVDGITGGFNFQSAWTTGYVAGTNIGR from the coding sequence ATGTCATCACCAACCATTGCCGTTATTGGCGGGGGCGCAGCCGGTTTCTTTGGCGCCATCACAGCCGCCGAAACCTTTCCGAATGCCCGCGTTATCATCTTCGAAAAAAATCGCACCGTACTGAACAAGGTCCGTATTTCGGGGGGTGGGCGCTGCAACGTTACCCATGCCTGTTTCGACAATCGGCAACTGGTGAAACACTACCCGCGGGGTGAAAAACCACTACGGTCGCTCTTTAACTTTTTCGATGCCAACGCCACGATCGGTTGGTTCGAGCAACGGGGCGTCCGCCTGAAAACGGAAGCCGATGGACGGATGTTTCCCGAAACCAACACCTCCGAGACCATCATTGACTGCCTGCTGACGACAGCCAGAAAGGCCAGAATCGAAATCCGTACGAGCAGTGGCGTCACCAGTCTGACTCCTCTGGAAACAGGTGGCTGGCGGATGACACTGCTCTCCGGTGAGGTGATGAACGTAGACCGGGTACTGGTCGCTACGGGCGGCTATCCACAGCTTCCCTCCTACGACTGGCTCCCGACGCAGGCCGAGCCGCTGCTCTCGCCAGTGCCATCGCTCTTTACGTTCAACGTACCGGATAGCCCGCTACTATCGATGGCGGGGGTGTCGGTTCAGGATGCGGGCGTATCCATTGTGGGCACGAAACAGGAACAGCGCGGCCCGCTCCTGCTGACCCACTGGGGCTTTAGCGGTCCGGCGATCTTACGCTTGTCGGCCTGGGCGGCCCGGGTGCTGGCCGAAGTGGATTACCAGTTCATGCTACGTGTCAATTGGGTGCCAACGCTCAACGAAGCGCAGTTGCGCAACACGCTGCAGGATTTCCGGCAGCAAAACGGCAAAAAACAGGTAACGTCCCAGAACCCAGTAGGATTACCGTCCCGCCTGTGGCAGCATTTCGCCGAAGCAGCTGGTATCAGCGGGGAGCAACGCTGGGCCGACCTGCCCGCCAAGCCCCTGAACCGACTGATTGAGCGGTTAACGAACAGTCAGTTTCAGGTTGTGGGCAAGAGTACGTTCAAGGATGAATTTGTTACCTGTGGCGGTATCAACCTGGGGAGTCTGAATCCGCAAACGCTCGAAAGCAAGGCCCAGCCGGGTCTGTTCTTCGCGGGCGAAGTGCTGGACGTAGACGGTATTACGGGCGGCTTTAACTTTCAGAGCGCCTGGACAACCGGGTACGTGGCCGGTACGAATATCGGACGGTAG
- a CDS encoding bifunctional riboflavin kinase/FAD synthetase yields the protein MIIHRGLDDLQPITNAVVTSGTFDGVHRGHQTILARLTEVAKTSGGESVLITYWPHPRTVVSNDGQELRLLTTLEEKIDLLDQAGVDHLVVIPFTRDFSQLSSEEFIRQILIDKIGTQKLVIGYDHRFGRDREGGFDYIQAHQSDYGFTVEEIPRQDVEAVGVSSSKIRNALNEGNVHTANLFLGRPYNLTGTIVKGRQLGRTIGFPTANLQIDDPSKLVPANGVYAVDVRYGGQLMGGMLNIGFRPTVAGTHQTIETYIFDFDKDIYGEHMTLQFREFLRPEQKFNGLPALVAQLKQDEDSVRAVLAQ from the coding sequence ATGATTATTCACCGTGGTCTTGATGACCTTCAGCCCATAACCAATGCCGTTGTCACCAGCGGTACGTTCGATGGTGTACACCGGGGTCACCAGACCATTCTGGCCCGCCTGACTGAAGTTGCCAAAACCAGCGGGGGCGAGTCGGTGCTGATTACGTACTGGCCCCATCCCCGAACCGTGGTCTCGAACGACGGGCAGGAACTTCGATTGCTGACTACGCTGGAGGAGAAAATTGACCTGCTCGATCAGGCGGGGGTAGATCACCTGGTGGTGATCCCGTTCACGCGCGACTTCTCGCAGCTTTCTTCTGAAGAATTTATTCGCCAGATTCTGATCGATAAAATTGGTACGCAGAAACTCGTGATTGGCTACGATCACCGCTTTGGGCGCGACCGCGAGGGAGGCTTCGATTACATTCAGGCTCACCAGAGCGATTATGGGTTCACCGTCGAGGAAATCCCGCGGCAGGACGTTGAGGCCGTGGGTGTCAGCTCATCCAAGATCCGCAATGCGCTGAACGAAGGCAACGTTCACACGGCTAACCTGTTTCTTGGTCGGCCGTATAATCTGACCGGAACGATCGTGAAAGGGCGGCAGCTCGGCCGTACCATCGGCTTTCCCACGGCGAACCTACAGATCGACGATCCGTCCAAGCTGGTTCCGGCCAATGGTGTGTACGCGGTTGATGTGCGCTACGGCGGGCAATTGATGGGAGGGATGCTTAATATTGGTTTTCGGCCCACCGTTGCGGGTACGCACCAGACCATCGAAACCTACATTTTTGACTTTGATAAGGACATTTACGGCGAACACATGACGCTCCAATTCCGGGAGTTTCTGCGTCCGGAGCAGAAATTTAATGGACTTCCTGCACTTGTAGCCCAGCTGAAACAGGATGAGGATTCGGTCAGGGCGGTATTGGCGCAGTAA
- the truB gene encoding tRNA pseudouridine(55) synthase TruB, which translates to MEETKKQPPVADPGQVILIDKPLTWTSFDVANKLKYACKFKKIGHAGTLDPLATGLLILCTGKMTKQIDQYQAQEKEYTGTLVLGKTTPSVDLETEFDAEFDTTGITSEAIEEAARQLTGDILQVPPIYSAVRVNGERLYEKARRGETADHVDGGIKSRQVTVSVFETDASRFPEVDFRIVCSKGTYIRSLVRDLGLLLNNGAYMSALRRTRIGSFRIEDANSLDSFIAKCRAELPPAASSL; encoded by the coding sequence TTGGAAGAAACAAAAAAACAGCCACCCGTTGCCGATCCGGGACAGGTGATCCTGATCGATAAGCCGCTGACGTGGACCTCGTTCGACGTGGCAAATAAGCTCAAATACGCCTGTAAATTCAAGAAAATCGGGCATGCCGGTACGCTGGATCCCCTCGCAACGGGACTGCTGATTCTCTGCACGGGCAAGATGACCAAGCAGATCGACCAGTATCAGGCGCAGGAAAAGGAATATACCGGTACGCTGGTGCTGGGCAAAACCACGCCCTCCGTCGATCTGGAAACGGAATTTGACGCGGAGTTCGATACGACGGGTATTACGTCCGAAGCCATTGAGGAAGCAGCCCGCCAACTGACCGGCGATATTCTCCAGGTGCCGCCCATCTACTCGGCGGTGCGTGTTAACGGCGAACGGCTGTACGAAAAAGCACGTCGGGGCGAAACGGCCGATCATGTCGACGGGGGCATCAAAAGTCGTCAGGTAACGGTGTCGGTATTTGAAACCGATGCCTCTCGCTTCCCGGAAGTCGACTTTCGGATTGTTTGTTCGAAAGGGACGTATATTCGCAGTCTGGTTCGCGATCTAGGGCTTTTGTTGAACAACGGTGCTTACATGAGCGCCCTGCGCCGGACCCGAATTGGCAGCTTCCGCATCGAAGACGCCAATTCGCTCGATAGTTTTATTGCTAAGTGCCGTGCTGAATTACCACCAGCCGCTTCATCGTTATGA
- a CDS encoding undecaprenyl-diphosphate phosphatase has protein sequence MELIHAIALAIIEGLTEFLPVSSTGHMIIYSSLAGIAGNEFTKLYTVDVQFGCILSVLVMYHRRFLIDTRTDDFEAPAWVKRFPQRIQRMVDFYFKIFIAFLPAAVIGLLLNDFIDSLLENVTVVAISLLVGGIILVFIDKITVALPKDRDVTTPDALRIGFFQCIAMIPGVSRSAATIIGGMYQGLTRTQAAEFSFFLAVPTMAAASGYKLLKTYKLIQAEDIQTLLIGNAIAFVVGLLAIRGFVGFLTRYGFKIFGYYRIALGLLLLGLMAAGVKLDVL, from the coding sequence ATGGAACTGATTCACGCGATTGCGCTGGCTATCATTGAAGGGCTTACCGAATTTCTACCGGTGTCGTCAACGGGCCACATGATTATCTATTCGTCGCTGGCTGGTATTGCCGGTAACGAGTTCACCAAGCTCTACACGGTTGATGTACAGTTCGGCTGTATTCTGTCGGTGCTCGTGATGTACCACCGGCGCTTTCTGATCGACACCCGTACCGATGACTTTGAGGCCCCTGCCTGGGTCAAGCGTTTCCCACAGCGCATCCAGCGGATGGTTGATTTCTACTTCAAGATTTTTATTGCTTTCCTGCCCGCAGCCGTTATCGGTCTCCTGTTGAACGATTTCATCGATTCGCTGCTCGAAAACGTAACGGTTGTCGCTATTTCGCTGCTGGTGGGTGGCATCATTCTGGTGTTCATCGACAAGATTACCGTCGCCCTTCCCAAAGACCGCGACGTAACAACGCCCGACGCCTTACGGATTGGTTTCTTTCAGTGCATCGCTATGATTCCGGGTGTGTCGCGTTCGGCTGCTACCATCATCGGCGGGATGTACCAGGGGCTGACCCGGACGCAGGCGGCTGAGTTCTCGTTCTTTCTGGCCGTGCCCACCATGGCCGCGGCATCGGGCTACAAACTGCTCAAAACCTATAAGCTGATCCAGGCTGAGGATATCCAGACACTGCTGATTGGCAACGCTATTGCGTTTGTGGTGGGCCTGCTGGCCATCCGGGGCTTCGTCGGTTTTCTGACGCGCTACGGCTTCAAAATTTTTGGCTATTACCGAATCGCGCTGGGATTACTGCTGCTGGGGCTGATGGCCGCTGGCGTAAAACTGGACGTACTCTAA
- a CDS encoding DUF3098 domain-containing protein: protein MAKDKQSGPATLVRPEPTATTKTTTVTPSATRPIPSRPSSTLEAERRSANQAAALPFGRQNYTLMLIGIGVILAGFFIMSLDKEEFGFGFLGLTLGPIVVMSGFVLEFFAILARPKAE from the coding sequence ATGGCAAAAGATAAACAAAGTGGACCGGCTACGCTGGTACGTCCGGAACCGACAGCCACTACGAAAACGACGACGGTAACACCATCGGCCACCCGTCCGATTCCGAGCCGTCCGTCATCCACGCTGGAAGCAGAACGCCGGTCGGCCAATCAGGCAGCTGCCCTGCCATTTGGTCGGCAGAATTATACGCTCATGCTGATTGGCATCGGTGTTATTCTGGCTGGGTTCTTTATCATGAGCCTCGACAAAGAAGAATTCGGGTTTGGTTTCCTGGGGCTGACGCTGGGGCCAATCGTAGTAATGTCCGGATTTGTTCTTGAATTTTTCGCGATTCTGGCCCGTCCCAAGGCCGAATAG
- a CDS encoding cell division protein FtsX, with translation MARSKKKVGAYPSGMILFSLTLALFLIGFCGLLAIQSKRLITYIRENYEMRAFLDKGLDDAKMRQLQQTIVSRPYVLRSNDTAQVSLVTKDEAAREFIAETKEDFSKFLSENPLRDSYRIKLTEDFFDEAKLQSVKQDLEQIDGVFEVVYQENLVDNINRNITRIYLVMSAFALILLLIIVVLMNNTIRLALHSQRMLIRSMQLVGATNAFITRPFLGRGIWQGFLAGVIAVVLLMAGLQVALKSLPELSTFQDPVRIAALMVGIVGLGSLIGFFSTFQAVNRYLGLTLDDLY, from the coding sequence ATGGCTCGGAGCAAGAAAAAAGTAGGTGCGTATCCCAGCGGCATGATTTTGTTCAGCTTAACGCTGGCCCTGTTTCTGATTGGGTTTTGTGGCTTGCTGGCGATTCAATCGAAGCGCCTGATTACGTACATCCGGGAGAACTACGAGATGCGGGCATTCCTGGACAAGGGACTCGACGACGCGAAGATGCGGCAGTTGCAGCAGACGATCGTTAGCCGGCCTTACGTCCTGCGCAGCAACGATACGGCGCAGGTAAGTCTGGTTACCAAAGACGAAGCGGCCCGGGAGTTTATCGCCGAAACCAAGGAAGACTTTTCGAAGTTTCTGTCCGAAAACCCCCTGCGGGACAGCTACCGGATCAAACTGACCGAGGATTTCTTCGACGAAGCTAAGTTGCAGAGCGTTAAACAGGATCTGGAGCAGATCGACGGTGTTTTTGAAGTCGTGTACCAGGAGAATCTGGTCGATAATATCAACCGGAATATCACCCGGATCTACCTGGTGATGTCGGCTTTCGCCCTGATTCTGCTGCTGATCATTGTCGTACTGATGAACAACACAATCCGGCTGGCGCTGCATTCGCAGCGGATGCTGATTCGTAGTATGCAGCTGGTCGGCGCTACCAACGCCTTCATTACGCGGCCGTTTCTGGGACGAGGTATCTGGCAGGGCTTTCTGGCGGGAGTGATTGCGGTAGTACTGCTGATGGCGGGGCTGCAGGTCGCGCTCAAGAGTCTGCCCGAGTTAAGTACGTTTCAAGACCCCGTACGTATTGCCGCGCTGATGGTGGGTATTGTTGGACTGGGTTCGTTAATTGGGTTTTTCAGTACGTTTCAGGCCGTTAATCGCTATCTTGGCCTGACACTGGACGATTTATATTGA
- a CDS encoding glycoside hydrolase family 32 protein, producing the protein MKLSPPVVAQRSQGDTAYAQALRPQYHYSSRVNWINDPNGLVYYDGEYHLFYQYNPFGIRWGHMGWGHAISRDLVHWRELSPAMTEENDKTGEPVMIFSGSCVVDKENTSGFGKNGVVPMVSVFTGHKPNRQNQHIAYSLDRGRTWTKYDKNPVIDLNKKDFRDPNVFWHEPTQRWVMVVLLPTEKKTLFYNSTNLRDWTKTGEFTAADSPATVWECPNLVEVPVDGTIERKWLLMLSMGSHGAAGGSGMQYYVGRFDGKTFINESKPGDVRYVDSGKDYYAAITYNNMPVRGNRGAVSIGWMNNLQYANDLPTTPFRGAMSLPRELRLSKQTGATPADRPQYELRQKPIQELKSLLGIPFRWNGADVQQLNQSLTEAGVGGDTYQLSVELDVTKGDAGVWVRKGQGEQTTIGYDAAKQQLYVDRTKSGQVAFKKEFPGRFTTTLKPDNGKINLQIWVDRSSVEVFANEGKATLANLIFPKEESRGIEFFGDAVRNVTIQPVDAIWK; encoded by the coding sequence TTGAAGTTGTCTCCACCAGTGGTTGCTCAGCGATCGCAGGGAGATACGGCGTATGCGCAGGCATTACGTCCGCAGTACCACTATTCATCACGGGTAAACTGGATTAATGACCCCAACGGGCTAGTGTACTACGATGGTGAATATCACCTGTTCTACCAGTACAATCCGTTTGGAATTCGTTGGGGACACATGGGCTGGGGCCATGCGATCAGCCGGGATCTGGTTCACTGGCGGGAACTGTCCCCTGCCATGACCGAAGAGAACGACAAAACGGGCGAACCCGTAATGATTTTCTCGGGCAGCTGCGTTGTTGACAAAGAGAATACCAGTGGGTTTGGCAAGAATGGCGTTGTGCCGATGGTGTCGGTCTTTACCGGGCACAAACCTAATCGCCAGAATCAGCATATTGCCTATAGCCTCGACCGGGGCCGTACCTGGACCAAGTACGATAAGAATCCGGTAATTGACCTCAATAAAAAGGATTTTCGGGACCCCAATGTCTTCTGGCATGAACCCACGCAGCGGTGGGTCATGGTCGTTCTGTTACCAACTGAGAAAAAAACGCTGTTTTACAACTCAACTAACCTGCGCGACTGGACTAAAACGGGGGAGTTTACGGCCGCCGATAGTCCGGCTACGGTCTGGGAATGTCCAAATCTGGTTGAGGTACCCGTCGATGGAACCATCGAACGCAAATGGCTGCTCATGCTGTCGATGGGAAGCCATGGAGCTGCTGGCGGATCGGGCATGCAGTATTACGTGGGCCGTTTCGATGGAAAAACGTTTATCAACGAATCCAAACCGGGCGATGTACGCTACGTTGATTCGGGGAAGGATTACTACGCGGCCATTACGTATAACAACATGCCGGTTCGGGGCAACCGGGGGGCCGTGAGCATTGGGTGGATGAATAACCTGCAATACGCTAATGATCTTCCCACAACACCGTTTCGGGGAGCTATGTCGTTGCCCCGCGAGCTGCGCCTGAGTAAACAGACCGGCGCTACGCCCGCTGATAGACCCCAATACGAACTCCGGCAAAAACCCATTCAGGAGCTGAAATCACTGCTGGGGATTCCCTTCCGCTGGAACGGGGCTGATGTACAGCAACTAAACCAGAGCCTGACCGAAGCCGGGGTTGGCGGGGATACCTACCAGTTATCAGTTGAACTGGACGTTACGAAAGGCGACGCGGGTGTGTGGGTGCGTAAAGGACAGGGCGAACAAACCACCATTGGCTACGACGCTGCCAAACAACAGCTGTACGTCGACCGGACAAAGTCGGGCCAGGTGGCTTTCAAAAAGGAATTTCCGGGCCGCTTTACAACGACACTGAAACCCGATAACGGCAAGATCAACTTACAGATCTGGGTCGATCGGTCATCGGTAGAGGTGTTTGCCAACGAGGGGAAGGCTACTCTGGCAAACTTGATCTTCCCAAAGGAAGAGAGCCGGGGCATCGAGTTTTTTGGTGATGCCGTACGGAACGTAACGATCCAGCCCGTTGACGCCATCTGGAAATAG
- a CDS encoding DUF1080 domain-containing protein yields MKKALLLPALICLLVVSLALRSSHYKGGWVKIFDGKTFNGWKVGENAGTFTIEDGTIKVAGPRAHLFYEGPVGNHDFKNFEWKAKVKTMPGANSGMFIHTAYQEKGWPSKGYEIQVNQTHTDWRKTGSVYSFQDVKDTFVKDGEWYTQHIIVKDNNVTIKVNDKTINEYTEPDSLRAPGRKDMRHLSSGTIALQGHDPKSVIYFKDIMLKVED; encoded by the coding sequence ATGAAAAAAGCACTGTTGCTGCCTGCTCTTATCTGCCTGCTGGTAGTTAGCCTGGCCCTCCGGTCGAGTCACTACAAAGGCGGCTGGGTCAAAATTTTTGACGGAAAAACGTTTAACGGCTGGAAAGTCGGCGAGAATGCCGGCACCTTTACCATTGAAGACGGTACTATCAAGGTAGCGGGTCCCCGTGCGCACCTGTTCTACGAAGGACCGGTCGGCAATCACGATTTCAAAAACTTCGAGTGGAAAGCCAAGGTAAAAACGATGCCCGGCGCCAACTCCGGCATGTTTATTCACACGGCCTACCAGGAAAAAGGCTGGCCGTCGAAAGGCTACGAAATCCAGGTAAACCAGACGCATACCGACTGGCGTAAAACGGGGAGCGTCTACTCGTTCCAGGACGTAAAAGACACCTTCGTAAAGGATGGCGAATGGTATACCCAGCACATCATCGTAAAGGATAACAACGTGACTATCAAGGTAAACGACAAAACCATCAACGAGTATACCGAGCCCGATAGCCTGCGTGCTCCTGGTCGCAAAGATATGCGGCACCTCAGCAGCGGTACCATCGCCCTGCAGGGCCACGACCCTAAGAGCGTAATCTACTTTAAGGACATTATGCTGAAGGTAGAAGATTAA
- a CDS encoding gluconolaconase, whose protein sequence is MKRTLLPYSLLFAGLLGLTSCEDHRNSPNAPFPERINFVASRQYPEGIAYSSQLGKFLVSSLTQGKVGTVDTDGRYADLLSSPEMISSFGMRVAGERLFVCVGDRNISSKSIEATAFKTAELHVYNLNSRQLERRTVLGTLLPDARHLANDLALTPDGTVYVTDSFSPIIYRVTPTGQASILVNDPRFSSATFGLNGIVYHPSNYLIVAQTGAGKLYKVDLANGNTITEVGGLPSLPGDGLAWLNNDLYVVTGSGSRVAQVRSTDNWQTASIVKTDEAGYYQATTNVAVNNQIYSLNARIGETGAGVGNPNVLQANDYSIQRFK, encoded by the coding sequence ATGAAACGAACGCTTCTTCCGTATTCTCTACTCTTTGCCGGTTTACTCGGACTAACCAGTTGCGAAGACCACCGCAACAGTCCAAATGCCCCGTTCCCGGAACGGATTAACTTTGTCGCCAGCCGGCAGTATCCAGAAGGTATCGCTTACTCGTCGCAGCTGGGGAAATTCCTGGTTTCGTCGCTGACGCAAGGGAAAGTGGGTACCGTTGATACGGACGGCCGGTACGCTGATTTGTTGTCGTCGCCCGAAATGATCAGCAGCTTCGGGATGAGGGTGGCAGGTGAGCGGTTGTTTGTCTGCGTGGGCGACCGGAATATCTCATCGAAGAGCATCGAGGCAACGGCATTCAAAACCGCCGAACTGCACGTCTACAACCTGAACTCCCGCCAGCTGGAACGCCGGACCGTACTGGGAACTCTGCTCCCCGACGCGCGTCACCTGGCCAACGACCTGGCCCTGACCCCGGATGGAACGGTGTACGTAACAGATTCTTTCTCACCAATCATTTACCGGGTAACACCAACGGGGCAGGCCAGCATTCTGGTGAATGATCCCCGCTTTTCGAGCGCTACGTTCGGTCTGAACGGGATCGTGTATCACCCGAGCAACTACCTGATCGTCGCCCAGACGGGTGCCGGTAAACTCTATAAAGTGGATCTGGCCAACGGCAACACCATCACCGAAGTTGGCGGGCTACCCAGTCTGCCCGGCGATGGGCTGGCCTGGCTGAACAACGACTTATATGTCGTGACAGGAAGCGGGAGTCGGGTGGCGCAGGTACGCAGCACCGACAACTGGCAAACGGCCTCCATCGTCAAAACCGACGAAGCGGGTTACTACCAGGCAACGACTAACGTAGCGGTCAACAACCAGATATACAGCCTGAACGCCCGCATCGGCGAAACCGGCGCTGGTGTGGGAAACCCCAACGTCCTGCAAGCCAACGATTACAGCATTCAGCGGTTCAAATAG